CAATACTTTCGGATCGTAATTCCAGTTGAGGATTTTGTAGAAGTCGAAAGCCTCAGGATTCGGTACGATTTTTTTCGCTTTTTCGTAATCTGCAGGAGTCAGACAATGAAGGTCGGCAAATACCATTTTCGCCAATTCGGACTCAATATCTACAAGTCTTGGTGGAATTTTCCCGCTTTCATCTTCAATATCTGCCAAAAATACTGGCTGAACATCGGCTTTGGCGCTTGTGGAAACAATACATCCACTCACACCATCATTGAATAATTTTTTCACGCCCATGCCGAGCAGGGTACAAAGTGTAAGGTCATAGGCAACCGGGCGGCTGCAGCGGAGCTCGTACCCCATTTCTACAGGCCGGCTCTTGATGTCGATGCCAAGTGTTTTGAGTTTACGCTGAACAAGGATGTTGAAAATATGCGCCTTGCTCACGTTGCCCAGTTCGGGGTGGCCATGTTCGTCATAGGTAAAGTTTATACCACAGTTTTTGATTTCATCATCAGACAAGAAGTGAAAAACACCTTCACTCACGATCGCAACGCCGTAGATCACGCCATCAATCGTACGTTTGATCATAGATGAGATGATGAGGTCCACAATCTTATCAAATGTGATTTCCGTTTTGTTAAACATTTCCGGGATCACAATCATCGGGAAATGGCAACTGGTGCCGATTTCAAAGGCGAGGTGCCCGGCAGAGCGACCCATTGAAGAGACAACGAACCAGTTGCCACTGGTACGGGCGTCCTCATAAACGATATTTCCAATTTCAACGCCGGCATCCTTCGCAGAGTTAAACCCAAATGTTGGGGTATTTCCGGGAAGTGGCAGGTCATTATCAATGGTTTTGGGTACATGGATATTTTGGATAGCCACATTCTGAGTGCGCAGCCACTTGGCGAGGCGGTTGGCAGTGGAAGCCGTATCATCACCACCGATAGTCACGAGGAGCTTTACATTATTCTGAACAAAGAAATCAGAAGAAAACTCGTGGTCTTTGGGTTTATACCGGCTCATACGAAGCGAGGAGCCACCTCGTGGGAAAATCCTGTCAGCATAGCTGAAATCGATATTAATCGTTTCCGCCTGACCGTTGAAAAGGTTTTTATATCCATCATGAATCCCGATAACACGGTAGCCGTCTTTCAGGAAAACTTTTGCGATTGTGCTGATTACTGTGTTGATACCGGGAGCAGGGCCTCCGGCGCATAAAATGGCAATTGAATTCTGCATAAACTTATTATCAAGTTGATATCTAAGGCGCAAATATCCTGATAAAGATCAATTAAAGCAATGGAGGTGCATTAAGGAATGATAAATTCCGGCAACGAAAACGATTAAGATTTCAAAAAGAAGGAGATTTTTTTAACAATCCGCCCAAAAACTTTATTTTTTAATAACCTCCAGCAATTCCAGATCAAAAATCAGGACAGAGTTGGGCGGAATTGGGTCTCGGAGTTCTCTTCCATAGCCCAATTCGGAAGGAATGACTAGTTCCCAATGATCGCCGGGTTTCATCATAAGCAAAGCTTCCTGCCAGCCGGGGATGACTTTACTCACTTCAAAGGAGCGGGGATCACTGGTACCATTTTTTTCGGTGGTATCAAAAATATTGCCGTCAATCGTTTTACCGGTAAAACGGGTTTTCACGATATCATTCAGGTCAGGAGATTCACCTTTGCCACTCCGGAGAACCTTATACTGAAGGCCACTGGCCAACTCTGTAAATCCAGGCTTTGTACGGTTTTCTTCCAGGTATTTCATACCCAGTATTTCATTGGTTGCCGCTTCCTGCTGAATTTTTTGTGCCTGCTGATTAGATAGTTCCCGCTGAAAATCTATCATCAGACGGTTGGCCGCCTCAGTAGATATCAACAATTCGGCTTTAGTACTGGCATCATGAAATCCCTGAGAAATCATTGCGGGATTTAAGTCAACACCTACTGATTGGTATGCAAGATTATTTCCGACTATATAGGAAATGCTATCCAACTTGCTTTGGGGTTTCAGGCTTTCATTGTTGATGCCTGTTTTTTGCTGTGAACAGGAATACCAGACCATCGGGAGTAACAGGCAACCCCAAATTTGCAATTTATGTACCTTCATGCTTCCAGGAAAATTTTCTTCAGGATGAATGAGGGGCTAAATTAGTGGAAAGAATTGAGTTTAACCCAATAACTGACTAAATTTTAACTTGTATGTGCGTTTGGGCGGTAAAAACTTATGAACTACATTTATATCCGTCTGAAATCGTATAAGAAAAATTCATTCTATCTTACCGGAGAATTATGGAAGCCACCAACACAAAATTACTCGCAGCAGCGGAAGCCTTCTCCCGGGACATTCTGACCCATCAATTGCATCCGGATTATGATTATCACAATCTGGATCATACCGCTAAAGTGGTCGAATCGGTTGAGGAAATCGGCCGCCACAGCATGTTTACGCCAAAGGAAATTGAAACACTTAAAATTGCTGCGTGGCTGCACGACCTGGGGTATATCAAAACCTATATCGGACATGAAGAATACAGTATTGAGATTGCCAGGGAATTTCTTGCCGGTCAGAAAATGAAAGAAACCCGGATAGAAAGAATTGTAGAACTAATCGAAGCCACTAAACTGGATTTTGAGCCACGCAATGCCATGGAAGGCGTGATAAAAGATGCTGATCTTTATAATCTTGCACAGGAAGATGCAATACCTAAAAGCCAGGGAATACGAAAAGAATGGAAAGTTTTCTGCAACCGAGACTTTACCGACGCAGAATGGGACAAGTTTAATTATGACTTTTTCAGAGAACACGAATATTACTCAGACTTTGGAAAGGAGTTCCTGGCGCCTAAAAAGAAAGAAAATATCCGCAAACTGAAAAAAGCGCTAAAGAATAATCTGCCTCAAAAAGAGGCAAATGAAGCAGAAATCGCGATTCAAAATTATCAGCTCGATAAAGCACAGACCAAAATAGACAAGCTGAAAAGGAAGATAAAAAAACTGGATCGCCAGCGCCCCGAACGTGGAATAGAAACCATGTTTCGCACTACCTATAGAACTCATATCAGCCTTAGCTCGATTGCAGATAATAAAGCCAACATTCTCCTTTCCATTAATGCCATTATTATCTCCATCATTATTACCAAAGCCATTGAGCCGAAATTGCTAAATGAGTCAAAATTTCTGGAATTTCCACTGTTTTCGATTTTGGTAGTTTGTATGTCCACGATTGTATTTGCTATCCTCGCCACAAGGCCCAAAATCAACTCAGGTATATTTTCCAGAGAAGACATCCTTGACAAAAAAACCAATCTCCTTTTTTTCGGAAACTTCCACAATATGGATCTTGACGATTACCAGTGGGGAATCGATCAAATGATGGACGATGCCAAATACCTCTACGGAAGTATGGCCAAAGATATTTATTTCCTCGGGAGGGTATTAGCTAAGAAGTTCCAGCTTTTGCGAATTGCCTACAATGTCTTTATGTATGGAATGGCCGCCTCGCTCCTTATTTTTGGCATCTGCTATTGGTTAGGGCAGGAAGGAATCCTCTGATTTTTTATTACTTCTGCCCCAACAGATCAAGAACCGCTGCTGTCATCGCATTTACCCCGGTTTTTATGCTCGGTTCGGGCACAGGTTTGTATTTGGAAGAATGCAAAGAAGGCAACTGCAATTCACCTCGCTCCGCTGCAGCTACTTTTTCCGGCTCCACTACGCCCAACCAGAAAATACAAATCGGAACTTTATCTTCTGTGCGACCATATCTGCTGAAATCTTCTCCTCCCATGACAGAGGTAGTTTCTACAACATCATCGTTGCCCAACGTATTTTTCCACACCTTCGCTAACCGTTCTGTCAGAGCCGGATCGTTATAGGTAGCTGGTGTAAACTCGTCGCGGATATAGACCGATGGGTACATACTTTCTGGTAGGCCGGCAGCCATTGCCTCTGCTTTGCAAATACGTTTGATACTCTCGATCAAATGGGTGCGGACATCATCTGAATAGGAGCGGAGCGTAAGTTCCAGCTTTACTTCATTCCCAATGATATTTCCTTTTGTACCACCATGGATAGAACCAACCGTAATAACAGCAGGTTCCAATGGAGAAATTTCACGACTCACGATCGTTTGAAATCCCAAAATCATCTTTGCCGCAATGACTACAGGGTCTATGGTTGTATGCGGATATGCACCGTGTCCTCCTTTTCCAAAGACAGTAATATCAACCATGTCCACATTAGCCAGTGCAAAACCAGGCCGAAATCCAATTGTACCTGCTGCAAGTTCGGCCTTGGTATGTAAAGCTAATGCATAATCAGGTTTGGGAAATTTTTCATACAGCCCATCGTCAAGCATCGCTTTGGCGCCACCTCCGCGTTCTTCGGCTGGTTGAGCAATAAACACCAGGGTTCCTTTCCATTGCTTTTTCAGACTTTGCAGCAATCGGGCAGTTCCCGTCCACACCGTCATATGAATATCATGGCCACAGGCGTGCATGGCACCTACTTCATTGCCTGCATCATCTTTGACTTTTACTGTACTCGCATAATCAACGCCGGTTTCTTCGACAACCGGAAGACCATCTGTATCTGTACGAATAAGTATTGTAGGGCCTTTTCCGTTTTTCAGCACGGCAACAACCCCATATCCTCCCAGATTTTCCGTCACTTCAAATCCAATGTCGCGCATCTCTTTAGCGAGACGTGCCCCGGTCTCCTTTTCATGAAAAGAAAGCTCCGGATGGCTGTGAAGGTGTTTGTATAAGTTATCCAGATAAGGATAATCTTTTTCGATGTACGCCATATAGTCATTTTGCGCCGACATTGTGACGTACAAAAAAGAAAACAGAATAAAAGCGAGCGTGTATTTTTTCATTCCTGGATTAATTCTCAATCAATACTTAAACAGAACCAATATCAAATGGTAACCTGCGAATTCTTTTACCTGTCGCTGCAAAAATTGCATTGACCAATGCCGGTGCGGTCGGAGGAAGTGCCGGCTCTCCCACACCTCCGGGATTTTCGCTGTTTTGCATCAGGTGAATTTCTATGGGGGGGCATTCATTGATGCGGAGCATCTGATACTGGTGGAAGTTGTTTTGCTCCGCTGCACCTGCCTTAAAAGTAATCGGCTGCTTCAGCGCTGCGGTCAGTGCCATAACCACAGAGCCTTCAATCTGTGCGCGGACAGTGTCAGGATTTACATACATCCCGCAGTCCATGACGGTTATCACTCGCTCGATTTTCAGTTTGTCTGACTTAGAGACCTTGATCACATGGGCACAGATTGTACCAAAGCTTTGAACAATAGCCACGCCACGTCCCCATCCCTGCGGCAAGGTTTTGCTCCATTCCGCTTTCTCCGAAAGGGTCTCCAGCACCGCCTTAAACCTCGGGGCTTTTTCACACATGCTTATCCGGAACTCCATAGGATCCCGGCCTGCCAGATGTGCCATCTCATCGATAAACCCTTCGTCAGTAAATCCATTGGTCGAAGCATACACCGACCGCCACCACATGACGGGAATCGGGGTTTCAGTGAGTACATATTGCGACCGGGCATTGGGTATATCGTAATGCTCATTGGCTCCTTCCATAATCCAGAGAGAAGGATTTGCCGTATCTGCACCTTCATCCTGAAGCCCCATATGCTGGCCGGTCATTTTATGCTCATAAGCTACGAGCTTGCCATTTTCATCTACCCCTCCCTTAAACGCGCTATATGTAGCAGGGCGAAATGGCCCCAGCGTAGTATCATCCTCACGGGTCCAGACGACTTTGACAGGCGCATTCATTTCGCGGGAAAGCAGCGCCGCCTCAGGTACCCAGTCTTCAAAAGCTCTGCGGCCAAAACCTCCGCCGACAAACGAGACATAAAACTCCACATTCTCTTCGGGAATCCCGAGAACTTCTGCCACTGTGGAACGATTGGAGTTGGGCGATTGAGTGGAAACGATCACCTTGCACTTATCACCCTGCACATGTGCCAGCGCGTTGAGCGGCTCCATGGAGGAATGCGCCAGATAGGGCGTCTCAT
The DNA window shown above is from Bacteroidia bacterium and carries:
- a CDS encoding 6-phosphofructokinase — protein: MQNSIAILCAGGPAPGINTVISTIAKVFLKDGYRVIGIHDGYKNLFNGQAETINIDFSYADRIFPRGGSSLRMSRYKPKDHEFSSDFFVQNNVKLLVTIGGDDTASTANRLAKWLRTQNVAIQNIHVPKTIDNDLPLPGNTPTFGFNSAKDAGVEIGNIVYEDARTSGNWFVVSSMGRSAGHLAFEIGTSCHFPMIVIPEMFNKTEITFDKIVDLIISSMIKRTIDGVIYGVAIVSEGVFHFLSDDEIKNCGINFTYDEHGHPELGNVSKAHIFNILVQRKLKTLGIDIKSRPVEMGYELRCSRPVAYDLTLCTLLGMGVKKLFNDGVSGCIVSTSAKADVQPVFLADIEDESGKIPPRLVDIESELAKMVFADLHCLTPADYEKAKKIVPNPEAFDFYKILNWNYDPKVLRPSEA
- a CDS encoding DUF5706 domain-containing protein is translated as MEATNTKLLAAAEAFSRDILTHQLHPDYDYHNLDHTAKVVESVEEIGRHSMFTPKEIETLKIAAWLHDLGYIKTYIGHEEYSIEIAREFLAGQKMKETRIERIVELIEATKLDFEPRNAMEGVIKDADLYNLAQEDAIPKSQGIRKEWKVFCNRDFTDAEWDKFNYDFFREHEYYSDFGKEFLAPKKKENIRKLKKALKNNLPQKEANEAEIAIQNYQLDKAQTKIDKLKRKIKKLDRQRPERGIETMFRTTYRTHISLSSIADNKANILLSINAIIISIIITKAIEPKLLNESKFLEFPLFSILVVCMSTIVFAILATRPKINSGIFSREDILDKKTNLLFFGNFHNMDLDDYQWGIDQMMDDAKYLYGSMAKDIYFLGRVLAKKFQLLRIAYNVFMYGMAASLLIFGICYWLGQEGIL
- a CDS encoding amidohydrolase, which translates into the protein MKKYTLAFILFSFLYVTMSAQNDYMAYIEKDYPYLDNLYKHLHSHPELSFHEKETGARLAKEMRDIGFEVTENLGGYGVVAVLKNGKGPTILIRTDTDGLPVVEETGVDYASTVKVKDDAGNEVGAMHACGHDIHMTVWTGTARLLQSLKKQWKGTLVFIAQPAEERGGGAKAMLDDGLYEKFPKPDYALALHTKAELAAGTIGFRPGFALANVDMVDITVFGKGGHGAYPHTTIDPVVIAAKMILGFQTIVSREISPLEPAVITVGSIHGGTKGNIIGNEVKLELTLRSYSDDVRTHLIESIKRICKAEAMAAGLPESMYPSVYIRDEFTPATYNDPALTERLAKVWKNTLGNDDVVETTSVMGGEDFSRYGRTEDKVPICIFWLGVVEPEKVAAAERGELQLPSLHSSKYKPVPEPSIKTGVNAMTAAVLDLLGQK
- a CDS encoding FKBP-type peptidyl-prolyl cis-trans isomerase; the protein is MKVHKLQIWGCLLLPMVWYSCSQQKTGINNESLKPQSKLDSISYIVGNNLAYQSVGVDLNPAMISQGFHDASTKAELLISTEAANRLMIDFQRELSNQQAQKIQQEAATNEILGMKYLEENRTKPGFTELASGLQYKVLRSGKGESPDLNDIVKTRFTGKTIDGNIFDTTEKNGTSDPRSFEVSKVIPGWQEALLMMKPGDHWELVIPSELGYGRELRDPIPPNSVLIFDLELLEVIKK